The Thalassotalea sp. 273M-4 genome includes a region encoding these proteins:
- the rnr gene encoding ribonuclease R, whose amino-acid sequence MKHKDPHLKRESQKYDKPIASRELLLSIIEQKGYPLTFAQFCKELQYKDEEQRVGLKRRLRAMENAGQLVFTKFKQYAIAAQTSIITGEVIGHRDGFGFLKPDQGDKDLYIPYHEMRQLIHGDVVEARISAEADAKGKQEVRILDVIVPRKDRIIGRLFVEHEIITVIPEDARINHEIIIPKEKRLGARHGQMVVIEIIQRPSKRSTPLGKVVEVLGEHMAPGMEVQVALHQHDIPHIWPEALLDEISTLAPEVEEQAKSPRVDLRSLPLVTIDGEDARDFDDAVFCQPEKSGGWRLWVAIADVSYYVRPGTALDGEAIKRGNSVYFPNQVIPMLPEVLSNGLCSLNPNVDRLCMVAEMTISANGVLSDSKFYPAVMNSHARFTYTKVAAILDGDKELREQYQERVSDLEELHKLYHALVGSRRERGAIEFETEEVRFIFNADRKIDSVEPVIRNDAHKIIEECMILANVATAKFISKHQKPGLYRVHDKPNEDKYNNLVSYLAELGIELPKTEQPSPADFGKITDKVIDRPDKELIQTMMLRSMKQAVYQAENIGHFGLALPAYSHFTSPIRRYPDLVVHRVIKAILNAQQHNESNEGFYFYDEQEVSELGEHCSMTERRADDATRDVGDWLKCEFMRDHVGDTFTGVIATVTNFGFFVRLQDFHIEGLVHISSLGKDFYNHDEVRMCLVGEKTHKRYHVGDVLEVQVAAVNLDEKKIDLILAGDDQVSQPSRRIKPSTGNDSARANKTNRRAKPDAEHKKSKKKKAAKAKKRPGKNARKRNQK is encoded by the coding sequence GTGAAGCATAAAGATCCACATTTGAAACGCGAATCGCAAAAATACGACAAACCTATCGCCAGTCGAGAGTTGTTGTTGTCAATTATTGAGCAAAAAGGCTACCCATTAACTTTCGCGCAATTTTGTAAAGAACTTCAATATAAAGATGAAGAACAAAGAGTGGGCTTAAAGCGTCGACTCAGAGCGATGGAAAATGCTGGCCAGTTGGTCTTCACTAAGTTTAAACAATATGCGATAGCGGCCCAAACGTCGATTATTACCGGCGAAGTCATTGGTCATCGTGACGGGTTTGGTTTTTTAAAGCCAGATCAAGGTGATAAAGATTTATACATTCCTTATCATGAAATGCGTCAATTAATTCATGGCGATGTAGTGGAAGCAAGAATTAGCGCTGAAGCTGACGCCAAAGGCAAGCAAGAAGTACGTATTTTAGATGTAATCGTGCCGCGTAAAGATCGGATCATTGGTCGCCTGTTTGTTGAGCATGAAATCATTACCGTGATCCCAGAAGATGCTCGTATAAACCATGAAATTATTATCCCTAAAGAAAAACGTTTAGGCGCTCGTCATGGTCAGATGGTGGTGATTGAAATTATTCAACGCCCGTCTAAACGATCAACACCGCTTGGCAAAGTCGTTGAAGTACTTGGTGAACATATGGCTCCGGGAATGGAAGTGCAAGTTGCCTTACATCAACACGATATCCCTCATATTTGGCCAGAAGCATTACTCGATGAGATTTCCACTTTGGCGCCAGAAGTTGAAGAACAGGCGAAATCACCTCGAGTTGATCTGCGCTCATTACCCCTAGTAACGATTGATGGTGAAGACGCTCGAGATTTTGATGATGCGGTTTTTTGTCAACCGGAGAAATCCGGCGGTTGGCGTTTATGGGTGGCAATTGCCGATGTGAGTTACTATGTCCGCCCGGGCACAGCTCTTGATGGCGAAGCCATTAAGCGCGGTAATTCGGTTTACTTTCCAAATCAAGTCATCCCGATGTTGCCAGAAGTGCTTTCTAATGGCTTGTGTTCGTTAAACCCTAATGTTGATCGCTTGTGTATGGTCGCCGAAATGACCATTAGCGCGAATGGGGTATTATCGGACTCAAAATTTTACCCGGCAGTGATGAATTCACATGCGCGTTTTACCTACACCAAAGTGGCGGCTATTTTAGATGGTGATAAAGAGCTGCGAGAGCAATATCAAGAACGAGTATCTGACTTAGAAGAATTACATAAACTTTATCATGCGTTAGTCGGTTCAAGGCGAGAGCGCGGCGCGATTGAGTTTGAAACGGAAGAAGTTCGATTTATTTTTAATGCTGATCGAAAAATTGATTCTGTCGAACCGGTGATCCGCAATGATGCTCATAAAATCATTGAAGAATGTATGATTTTAGCCAATGTGGCTACGGCTAAGTTTATTAGCAAGCATCAAAAGCCTGGTTTATATCGGGTTCATGATAAACCTAACGAAGATAAATATAATAACTTAGTCTCATATCTGGCAGAACTTGGTATTGAGCTACCTAAAACCGAACAACCCAGTCCCGCGGATTTTGGCAAAATTACCGACAAAGTTATTGACCGACCTGATAAAGAGCTGATTCAAACGATGATGTTAAGATCAATGAAGCAGGCGGTTTACCAAGCGGAAAATATAGGTCACTTTGGTTTAGCACTTCCAGCTTATAGTCACTTTACCTCTCCAATCAGGCGTTATCCTGATTTGGTTGTTCATCGGGTTATTAAAGCCATATTGAACGCACAACAGCATAATGAAAGTAATGAAGGCTTTTATTTTTATGATGAACAAGAGGTTTCCGAGTTAGGTGAGCATTGCTCGATGACCGAAAGACGGGCTGATGATGCGACTCGTGATGTTGGCGATTGGCTTAAGTGTGAATTCATGCGCGATCATGTAGGTGATACCTTTACCGGTGTTATTGCTACGGTCACCAACTTTGGTTTTTTTGTGCGCTTACAAGACTTTCATATTGAAGGTTTGGTTCATATCAGCTCGCTTGGTAAAGATTTTTATAACCACGATGAAGTGAGAATGTGCTTAGTCGGTGAAAAAACACATAAACGTTATCATGTCGGAGATGTTCTCGAGGTTCAGGTCGCTGCGGTGAATCTGGATGAGAAAAAAATCGACCTAATCTTAGCGGGCGACGATCAAGTTAGTCAGCCAAGTCGACGAATAAAACCAAGTACAGGTAATGATAGCGCCCGAGCTAACAAAACCAATAGACGTGCCAAACCTGATGCTGAACACAAAAAATCGAAAAAGAAGAAAGCAGCAAAAGCAAAAAAACGTCCGGGTAAAAACGCGCGCAAGCGTAATCAAAAATAA
- the rlmB gene encoding 23S rRNA (guanosine(2251)-2'-O)-methyltransferase RlmB has protein sequence MAKHDELVFGIHAVTALIKRAPERFIELWLLKGREDERLKTVINLAQKYGISIQLTHRKALDEKSKGEQHQGIIARVKPGKVYSENDLTDIVGSALGQKQIPFILVLDGVTDPHNLGACLRNADAAGVQAIVVPKDNAARITSTVRKVAVGAAESIPLVQVTNLTRSLKALQEMGLWVVGTAGEATESIYQCQLTGPIALVMGAEDKGMRRLTRETCDQLIKLPMAGSVSSLNVSVASGICLFEIVRQRLSALS, from the coding sequence ATGGCAAAACACGACGAGTTGGTTTTTGGTATTCACGCTGTTACAGCATTAATTAAGCGTGCTCCAGAACGCTTTATTGAGCTTTGGCTGTTAAAAGGGCGAGAAGATGAACGCTTAAAAACGGTGATTAACTTAGCGCAAAAGTATGGTATTTCAATCCAACTTACGCACCGCAAAGCACTGGATGAAAAAAGTAAAGGTGAGCAACATCAAGGTATCATTGCACGAGTAAAACCGGGCAAGGTATACAGTGAAAATGATTTAACCGACATTGTTGGTTCAGCCTTAGGGCAAAAGCAAATACCTTTTATATTGGTGCTTGACGGGGTCACTGATCCACATAACCTAGGCGCTTGTTTACGTAATGCCGATGCCGCCGGGGTGCAGGCCATTGTTGTGCCGAAAGATAATGCCGCAAGAATTACCTCAACGGTTCGTAAAGTCGCGGTTGGAGCGGCAGAAAGCATTCCTTTAGTACAAGTAACGAATTTGACTCGTAGCTTAAAAGCTTTGCAAGAAATGGGGCTATGGGTTGTTGGTACAGCAGGGGAAGCAACCGAGTCTATTTATCAATGCCAATTAACCGGCCCGATAGCGTTAGTGATGGGCGCTGAAGATAAAGGCATGCGTCGGTTAACGCGAGAAACGTGTGACCAATTGATTAAATTACCGATGGCTGGAAGTGTATCGAGTTTGAATGTATCGGTAGCGTCGGGTATTTGCTTATTTGAAATTGTTAGACAAAGGTTGTCTGCACTTTCTTAA
- the rpsF gene encoding 30S ribosomal protein S6: protein MRHYEIVFMVHPDQSEQVTGMIQRYTDMITAAEGKIHRLEDWGRRQLAYPINKLHKAHYVLMNIEAPQSVIDELETSFRYNDVVIRNMIMRTKDAVTEASPMAAAKEDRREKKEVAKEAPATEEAAAE from the coding sequence ATGCGTCATTACGAAATCGTATTTATGGTTCACCCTGATCAGAGTGAACAAGTAACTGGTATGATCCAACGTTACACAGACATGATCACTGCCGCTGAAGGTAAGATCCACCGTCTAGAAGACTGGGGTCGTCGTCAGTTAGCATACCCAATCAACAAACTGCACAAAGCACACTATGTTCTTATGAACATCGAAGCGCCTCAGTCAGTTATTGATGAATTAGAAACTTCTTTCCGTTATAACGACGTTGTTATTCGTAACATGATCATGCGCACGAAAGACGCGGTAACTGAAGCATCTCCAATGGCTGCTGCTAAAGAAGACCGCCGCGAGAAAAAAGAAGTTGCTAAAGAAGCTCCAGCTACTGAAGAAGCTGCAGCAGAATAG
- the priB gene encoding primosomal replication protein N encodes MSVSPAGISHCRFTLEHRSTVVEDGLTRQAYVRMQVVATGQWTKHITRELTAGSNVKVSGFINRHETRSGNPVLVLHAQQIEMIN; translated from the coding sequence GTGTCAGTAAGCCCGGCGGGTATTAGCCATTGTCGCTTCACGTTAGAACATCGTTCTACGGTTGTTGAAGATGGATTAACTCGTCAAGCCTATGTCAGAATGCAAGTTGTGGCAACAGGCCAATGGACAAAGCACATTACTCGTGAATTAACTGCGGGCAGTAATGTAAAAGTGAGCGGTTTTATTAATCGTCACGAAACCCGAAGCGGAAACCCTGTTTTGGTATTACACGCCCAACAGATTGAAATGATTAATTAG
- the rpsR gene encoding 30S ribosomal protein S18 codes for MSRFFRRRKFCRFSAEGVSEIDYKDIATLKNYITESGKIVPSRITGTSAKYQRQLGRAIKRARYLSLLPYTDLHK; via the coding sequence ATGTCACGTTTTTTTAGACGTCGTAAGTTCTGTCGCTTTAGCGCAGAAGGCGTAAGCGAAATCGATTACAAAGACATCGCTACGTTAAAAAATTATATCACTGAAAGTGGTAAAATCGTTCCTAGCCGTATTACAGGTACTTCAGCTAAGTATCAACGTCAACTTGGTCGTGCGATCAAGCGTGCTCGTTACTTATCTTTATTACCATATACTGATTTACACAAGTAA